From Glycine max cultivar Williams 82 chromosome 11, Glycine_max_v4.0, whole genome shotgun sequence, the proteins below share one genomic window:
- the LOC100306041 gene encoding uncharacterized protein LOC100306041 — MENQTSSMQFLILEQVQFLKVNDDSLLQWELVDVVDAEEEIDGFGSSSDSSSVSWFESDSSPIDASIEEIRQLLLHPDVGLQDPRESEQESGLENHHYRYHQHHYHHDDVDDDDVGGDNDDGEDDDGYGLDDELVPWNVSNKFERQRMRKLGKRAFSKMHNSKKSPYLFVRPGCVRGKHGLGLKHITDS, encoded by the coding sequence atggaAAACCAAACCTCATCGATGCAGTTTCTCATCCTCGAACAAGTTCAGTTCTTGAAGGTGAACGACGATTCCCTCTTGCAGTGGGAACTCGTCGACGTTGTTGACGCCGAAGAGGAGATCGATGGGTTCGGTTCTTCATCGGATTCTTCTTCCGTTTCTTGGTTCGAATCCGATTCTTCTCCCATCGATGCCTCAATTGAAGAAATTCGCCAACTTCTTCTTCATCCCGATGTGGGTTTACAAGATCCTCGTGAATCGGAACAAGAATCGGGTTTAGAAAATCACCACTACCGTTATCATCAACATCACTATCACCatgatgatgttgatgatgatgatgtgggTGGTGATAATGATGATGGTGAGGATGATGATGGGTATGGCTTGGATGATGAGCTTGTTCCATGGAACGTGAGCAACAAGTTTGAGAGGCAGAGGATGAGGAAATTAGGGAAAAGGGCATTTTCGAAAATGCACAATTCGAAGAAATCACCTTATCTGTTTGTGAGGCCTGGGTGTGTCCGTGGCAAGCACGGTTTGGGCCTTAAGCACATTACTGACTCCTAA